A single Kryptolebias marmoratus isolate JLee-2015 linkage group LG16, ASM164957v2, whole genome shotgun sequence DNA region contains:
- the slc6a3 gene encoding sodium-dependent dopamine transporter, producing MLTERVSAEVMSSVVAPENPSPNAMAPKEVELILVKEQNGVQFTSSTLVVPAQTHPSGEEERETWGKKIDFLLSVIGFAVDLANVWRFPYLCYKNGGGAFLVPYLFFMVIAGMPLFYMELALGQYNREGAAGVWKICPIFKGVGFTVILISLYVGFYYNVIISWALFYLFSSFTSELPWVHCNNTWNSPNCSDWAENGSVSDIYKATPAQEYFERGVLHIQDSNGIDDLGRPRWQLTSCLAVVIILLYFSLWKGVKTSGKVVWITATMPYVVLTVLLLRGVTLPGAIDGIKAYLSVDFLKLCDAKVWIEAATQICFSLGVGFGVLIAFSSYNKFSNNCYRDAIITSSINSLTSFFSGFVVFSFLGYMSHKHNVALDKVARDGAGLVFVIYPEAIATLPGSSVWAVIFFIMLLTLGIDSAMGGMESVITGLIDEFKFLHKHRELFTLFIVVSTFLISLFCVTNGGMYVFTLLDHFAAGTSILFGVLIEAIGISWFYGVDRFSDDIREMIGHRPGRYWRLCWKFVSPCFLLFMVVVSFAMFNPPNYGSYTFPPWANMVGWCLAMSSMTMVPLYAIYKLCTLPGKFCNRLAYAITPETEHHLVENGEVRQFTLHHWLVV from the exons ATGCTGACAGAGAGAGTCTCCGCTGAAGTGATGTCGTCTGTCGTGGCCCCAGAAAATCCCTCCCCCAACGCTATGGCCCCCAAAGAG GTGGAGCTGATCCTCGTGAAGGAGCAGAACGGGGTTCAGTTCACCTCCAGCACCCTAGTAGTTCCAGCTCAGACTCACCCCAgtggggaggaggagagggaaacCTGGGGGAAGAAAATCGACTTCCTCCTGTCCGTGATCGGATTTGCCGTGGACCTTGCAAATGTGTGGAGATTTCCTTACCTCTGCTACAAGAATGGAGGAG GTGCATTCCTGGTGCCATACCTGTTCTTCATGGTGATCGCAGGGATGCCTCTTTTCTACATGGAACTGGCTCTGGGACAATACAACAGAGAGGGAGCTGCAGGTGTTTGGAAAATCTGTCCCATATTTAAAG GTGTGGGTTTTACAGTGATCCTCATTTCCCTTTATGTTGGTTTCTACTACAATGTCATCATCTCCTGGGCACTGTTCTACCTCTTCTCATCATTCACCAGCGAGCTACCCTGGGTCCACTGCAACAACACTTGGAACAGTCCAAATTGCTCTGACTGGGCTGAGAATGGCTCAGTCAGTGATATTTACAAAGCCACACCCGCTCAGGAGTACTTTGA ACGAGGGGTCCTTCATATTCAGGACAGTAATGGTATTGATGACCTGGGCCGTCCTCGCTGGCagttgacttcctgtttggcgGTGGTGATCATTCTGCTTTACTTCAGTCTCTGGAAGGGTGTCAAGACCTCTGGGAAG GTTGTGTGGATCACAGCCACCATGCCCTACGTGGTCCTGACTGTGCTACTGCTCCGCGGAGTCACTCTGCCTGGAGCCATCGATGGCATTAAAGCCTACCTCTCTGTGGACTTCCTGAAACTCTGTGATGCCAAG GTCTGGATCGAGGCAGCGACGCAGATCTGTTTCTCACTGGGAGTGGGGTTCGGCGTGCTAATTGCATTTTCCAGCTACAACAAATTCAGTAACAACTGTTACAG AGATGCCATCATAACCAGctccatcaactctttaaccaGTTTCTTCTCTGGCTTTGTGGTCTTCTCCTTCCTTGGGTACATGTCCCACAAACACAACGTGGCTCTAGATAAAGTGGCTAGAGATG GTGCCGGGTTGGTATTTGTCATTTATCCTGAAGCGATAGCAACATTGCCTGGATCATCAGTGTGGGCTGTAATTTTTTTCATCATGTTGTTGACACTTGGTATCGACAGCGCT ATGGGTGGTATGGAGTCTGTGATCACAGGTCTAATCGATGAATTTAAATTCCTTCACAAGCACAGAGAGCTGTTCACCCTCTTCATTGTTGTTTCGACATTTCTCATATCTCTCTTCTGTGTCACAAAT gGTGGGATGTATGTGTTTACGCTGCTGGATCACTTTGCAGCAGGAACATCGATTCTCTTTGGAGTGCTTATTGAGGCCATCGGCATCTCATGGTTCTACG GAGTGGATCGATTTAGTGATGACATTAGGGAGATGATTGGCCATCGACCAGGCAGATACTGGAGGCTGTGCTGGAAGTTTGTCAGTCCCTGCTTCCTCCTG TTTATGGTTGTGGTGAGCTTTGCCATGTTCAACCCTCCAAACTATGGCTCCTACACGTTTCCTCCATGGGCCAACATGGTGGGGTGGTGTCTGGCCATGTCCTCAATGACCATGGTGCCACTCTATGCCATCTACAAACTCTGCACATTGCCTGGAAAGTTTTGCAAT CGACTTGCTTATGCCATTACGCCTGAAACAGAGCATCATCTGGTAGAAAACGGGGAGGTTCGACAGTTTACT ctTCATCACTGGCTGGTCGTCTGA
- the LOC108232307 gene encoding lysophosphatidylcholine acyltransferase 1: MRLPSSRHSAIEGDGKKMDKPPPFRNPFVHVLKFTPMEKAKIAIMTVTLFPIRLLIAAFMMLLAWPFAFVASVGRSETTVEPQCLWRRVVDIILRVIMRAMWFAGGFHWMTVKGQRALPTEAPILTLAPHSSYFDAIPVTMTMSSIVMKAESKDIPLWGTLIKYIRPVFVSRSDQNSRKKTVEEIKRRAHSGGEWPQIMIFPEGTCTNRSCLITFKPGAFIPAVPVQPVVLRYPNKLDTITWTWQGPGAFEILWLTLCQLHNEFVIEFLPIYTPSEEEKKNPALFAINVRQVMAKALGVPITDYSFEDCQLAMAEGQLKLPVDTCLLEFARLVRRLGLKPQNSEKVLQDYGNKARKLEGQKLGLDDFAHFLDVPVSDMLRDMFALFDEREDNSMDIREFVIALSVVCRPAKTLETMKLAFKMFEAEEDGAITESELAVILKTALGVTHLNVSHLFTAIDADDTGKITFDKFRAFAEENPDFAEEYLYTENAGLQSGPCHCQQTQPSPPTLNPQSTATSKTANGICPDFSPKDHDGTTDALSKKHN; the protein is encoded by the exons ATTGCAATAATGACAGTCACACTATTCCCCATCCGTCTACTCATAGCTGCATTCATGATGCTGCTGGCATGGCCGTTTGCCTTCGTTGCCTCAGTGGGGCGCTCCGAGACCACCGTCGAACCCCAGTGCCTCTGGAGAAG GGTGGTGGACATCATTCTGAGAGTCATCATGCGAGCCATGTGGTTCGCAGGAGGTTTTCATTGGATGACTGTGAAAGGGCAAAGGGCACTACCTACAGAAGCCCCCATCCTGACCCTGGCGCCCCACTCGTCTTACTTTGATGCCATCCCAGTTACAATGACAATGTCCTCGATTGTCATGAAAGCTGAGAGCAAGGATATACCTCTCTGGGGCA CTTTGATAAAGTACATCAGGCCAGTGTTTGTGTCCCGATCGGACCAGAACTCGAGAAAGAAGACCGTGGAGGAGATTAAACGGCGAGCCCATTCTGGAGGAGAATGGCCTCAG ATTATGATTTTTCCAGAAGGGACATGCACAAACAGATCCTGTCTCATCACCTTTAAGCCAG GGGCCTTCATCCCAGCTGTTCCAGTGCAGCCTGTGGTTCTTCGGTACCCTAATAAACTG gaCACAATCACGTGGACCTGGCAAGGCCCGGGAGC ATTTGAAATCTTGTGGCTGACGCTCTGCCAGCTACACAATGAGTTTGTGATAGAG TTCCTTCCCATTTATACCCcctcagaggaggagaaaaagaatcCTGCTCTCTTTGCTATCAATGTGAGACAAGTAATGGCCAA AGCTTTGGGGGTGCCCATCACAGACTATTCATTTGAAGACTGCCAGCTGGCGATGGCCGAGGGCCAGCTGAAGCTGCCAGTCGACACCTGTCTGCTGGAGTTTGCCAGACTCGTCAGGAGGCTGGG GCTGAAACCGCAGAACTCTGAGAAGGTTTTGCAGGACTACGGGAACAAGGCCAGGAAGCTTGAGGGACAGAAGCTTGGCTTGGACGACTTTGCCCACTTCCTCGATGTGCCAGTTTCAGATATGCTTCGTGACATGTTTGCACTCTTTGATGAG cgGGAAGATAACAGCATGGATATCAGAGAATTTGTGATAGCCTTATCTGTTGTATGCAGACCTGCTAAAACTCTGGAAACGATGAAATTGGCCTTCaag atgtttgaGGCAGAGGAGGACGGTGCCATCACAGAAAGCGAGCTGGCAGTTATTCTGAAGACGGCTTTAGGAGTGACTCACCTCAATGTGTCCCATCTGTTTACCGCCATCGATGCTGACGACACAGGGAAAATTACGTTTG ACAAGTTCAGAGCTTTTGCGGAGGAGAACCCAGACTTCGCCGAGGAATACCTTTACACAGAGAACGCAGGCCTCCAGAGCGGACCCTGCCATTGTCAGCAGACGCAGCCCAGCCCGCCGACCCTGAACCCACAAAGCACTGCCACCAGCAAAACAGCCAACGGTATCTGCCCCGACTTCAGCCCGAAGGACCACGATGGCACAACAGATGCTCTCTCCAAGAAACACAACTAA